The following proteins come from a genomic window of Gynuella sunshinyii YC6258:
- a CDS encoding DUF3135 domain-containing protein encodes MEDFNMPHEAFDFEKMALLAKEDPQALETWLEERVEELIMSSPIEHHHRLRGLQFQIDMERKRASNPLAACIKLSQMMHESFSKLRQVLNEVQQNNYQSSNQTTPTSQAKVIPFARSR; translated from the coding sequence ATGGAAGATTTTAATATGCCTCATGAAGCGTTTGATTTTGAAAAAATGGCTCTGCTTGCCAAAGAGGACCCTCAGGCCCTTGAAACCTGGCTGGAAGAACGGGTTGAAGAATTGATCATGAGTTCTCCAATCGAACATCACCATAGATTGCGCGGCCTGCAGTTTCAAATTGATATGGAGCGAAAACGAGCCTCCAACCCGTTGGCTGCCTGCATAAAACTATCACAGATGATGCATGAATCGTTTTCCAAACTCAGACAGGTTCTTAATGAGGTTCAGCAAAATAATTACCAATCTTCAAATCAGACAACCCCCACTTCCCAAGCTAAAGTTATTCCTTTCGCCAGAAGCCGCTAA
- a CDS encoding NUDIX hydrolase, producing MKFCSECAAPLIVEVPEGDHRPRHVCPKCSAIHYQNPRIIVGTLPVHQGKIMLCRRGIEPRIDMWTLPGGFMENDESLAEGALRETWEESKASVEIEQLISVISLPIVDQVHCFFLANMPVAEYSTTEESTEIELFAPADIPWQEIAFETVKTTLQHYINSVQQSLTKPYQVCNTTLGPRKSDTY from the coding sequence ATGAAATTTTGTAGCGAATGTGCGGCTCCGCTGATTGTTGAAGTACCCGAAGGTGATCACCGTCCAAGACACGTCTGTCCCAAGTGTTCAGCGATCCACTATCAAAACCCCAGAATCATTGTTGGCACCTTGCCAGTGCATCAGGGAAAGATCATGTTGTGTCGGCGAGGCATCGAACCAAGAATTGATATGTGGACATTACCTGGCGGTTTTATGGAAAACGATGAATCCCTTGCTGAAGGCGCCCTGCGCGAAACCTGGGAAGAATCAAAAGCCAGTGTTGAAATTGAACAACTGATATCCGTCATCAGCCTGCCCATTGTGGACCAGGTTCACTGCTTTTTCCTGGCCAACATGCCGGTAGCAGAATACAGTACAACGGAAGAAAGTACCGAGATAGAACTATTTGCACCGGCTGATATTCCATGGCAGGAAATCGCTTTCGAGACTGTCAAAACCACTCTGCAACACTATATCAATTCGGTTCAGCAGAGTCTTACAAAACCATATCAGGTCTGCAACACCACCCTGGGTCCAAGAAAATCTGATACTTACTGA
- a CDS encoding NGG1p interacting factor 3 protein, NIF3 gives MFKIIVFVPEDAISRVKDALFQAGAGNIGDYSHCCWQVLGKGQFLPGEHSQPAIGSRGNICEVSEYRLETVCDGSCIKSALTAMLDAHPYETPAYEVLEIKSLEHF, from the coding sequence ATGTTTAAAATTATTGTGTTTGTTCCGGAAGACGCTATTTCCAGGGTAAAGGACGCGCTATTTCAGGCGGGTGCGGGGAATATTGGCGATTACAGTCATTGTTGCTGGCAGGTATTGGGTAAAGGCCAGTTCCTGCCGGGAGAGCATAGTCAGCCAGCTATCGGCAGCAGAGGAAATATCTGTGAAGTCTCTGAATATCGCCTGGAAACCGTATGTGACGGCAGTTGTATCAAGTCCGCGTTGACCGCAATGTTGGATGCACATCCTTACGAAACCCCTGCGTATGAGGTACTGGAGATTAAAAGCCTGGAGCACTTTTAA
- a CDS encoding response regulator transcription factor, with the protein MKILVVEDDKTLSDFIGKGLREAGFLVEQCADGKEGLFILASESFELIIMDRMLPNVDGLTIIRTIRASGNMTPVLILSALDEVDQRVDGLSAGADDYLTKPFSFKELLARVQALLRRQNQTSTDSTVLQVANIKLDLSRQKVWLGDELINMQPREFRLLEYLMRHEGQLVSRTMLLENVWEYHFDPQTNIVDVHISRLRQKLDKNRSVSCIRTVRGAGYVLEAHP; encoded by the coding sequence GTGAAAATACTGGTGGTTGAAGACGATAAAACGCTGTCAGACTTTATTGGCAAGGGGTTACGGGAAGCGGGGTTTCTGGTTGAGCAATGTGCCGATGGCAAAGAAGGGCTCTTCATTCTGGCATCTGAATCCTTCGAGCTGATCATTATGGATCGCATGCTCCCGAATGTGGACGGTTTGACAATTATCAGAACCATTCGGGCATCTGGCAATATGACTCCGGTGTTGATTCTCAGCGCTCTTGATGAGGTAGATCAGAGAGTTGACGGCTTATCCGCCGGCGCTGATGACTACCTGACCAAGCCTTTTTCGTTCAAGGAGTTACTGGCACGTGTGCAGGCACTGTTACGCAGGCAAAATCAGACCAGCACTGACAGCACGGTTTTACAGGTGGCCAACATCAAACTGGATCTGAGCCGACAAAAAGTCTGGCTGGGCGATGAGCTGATAAATATGCAACCACGCGAATTTCGGCTTTTGGAATATCTCATGCGCCATGAAGGACAATTGGTGTCTCGCACTATGCTGCTGGAAAATGTTTGGGAATATCACTTCGACCCTCAGACCAATATTGTTGATGTTCATATCAGTCGTCTGCGGCAAAAACTCGATAAAAACCGTAGTGTCAGCTGCATCAGAACTGTCAGAGGAGCTGGATATGTCCTGGAAGCACATCCGTAA
- a CDS encoding sensor histidine kinase — MSWKHIRNLLFSSSFRFALLTSCVIWFSTVAVLVVMFFQLERDIWQGIESNLENRTRQLLENAHNDPQQSTENLINEFNGETDSIIAIPHGGSHRGMMSGRNGERRDIHRSFGLSSPPGYLLNQNQSVSLESGKLRVSRAITLPNGDTVVLKENVEYLHTLESSLWKTLWVGLAVTLVLALISSILLTQRSLGRIHQINQDCQTIMQGNLSHRISYKNNVMPAGRKPFADDYDQMAFHINSMLDEINHLMGRIRQVSDNVAHDLKSPLARLRVKLEQAYEKGPSPEVDESIQEVDRLLAMIKSLLGIARLESGTHQGFEKIHLPMLLNDLEEMYQPVFEDKQITFAVSSEDIYLTGDKHLLIQALANILDNASKYTPTNGSVEVRATVSGDHDCQLVIQDSGPGIPEDQFERVFERFARLDEARSSSGFGLGLSLVKAIIGLHKGQIKLANDHGLQVQITMPRL; from the coding sequence ATGTCCTGGAAGCACATCCGTAACCTGCTATTCAGTTCAAGCTTTCGGTTTGCTTTGTTAACCAGCTGTGTTATCTGGTTTTCCACGGTAGCAGTATTGGTAGTGATGTTTTTTCAACTTGAACGTGACATCTGGCAAGGTATCGAAAGTAATCTTGAGAACCGGACCCGGCAACTGTTGGAAAACGCACATAACGATCCCCAGCAGTCCACTGAAAACCTGATCAATGAGTTCAATGGTGAAACGGATTCCATCATTGCGATCCCGCATGGCGGCTCCCATCGAGGCATGATGTCTGGTCGTAATGGCGAGAGACGCGATATTCATCGCTCCTTCGGACTGTCCAGCCCCCCTGGATATCTGCTTAACCAGAATCAATCGGTGTCACTGGAGTCAGGAAAACTAAGGGTCAGCCGAGCCATTACACTTCCTAATGGCGACACGGTCGTCCTTAAAGAAAATGTTGAATATCTGCATACTCTCGAAAGCAGCCTGTGGAAGACTCTCTGGGTTGGTCTGGCCGTGACTCTGGTCTTGGCTCTGATCAGCAGTATTTTGCTAACGCAGCGCAGCCTGGGGCGAATTCATCAGATCAATCAAGACTGTCAAACCATTATGCAGGGGAATCTTAGCCATCGAATCAGCTATAAAAATAATGTAATGCCTGCTGGACGCAAGCCCTTTGCCGATGACTACGATCAAATGGCATTTCACATCAACAGCATGTTGGATGAAATCAATCACCTGATGGGCAGAATCCGTCAGGTGTCTGACAATGTTGCCCATGACCTTAAGTCCCCGCTGGCTCGACTGCGCGTAAAGCTTGAACAGGCTTACGAGAAAGGCCCTAGTCCGGAGGTCGATGAAAGCATTCAGGAAGTGGATCGCCTGCTGGCGATGATCAAATCCCTGCTTGGCATTGCCCGTCTGGAATCCGGCACTCATCAGGGATTTGAAAAAATTCATCTACCCATGTTACTGAATGATCTTGAGGAAATGTATCAACCTGTATTTGAAGATAAGCAAATTACTTTTGCAGTCAGCTCCGAAGATATCTATCTGACAGGTGACAAACATTTACTCATACAGGCTCTGGCAAATATTCTCGATAATGCGAGCAAATATACACCCACGAATGGTTCTGTTGAGGTCAGAGCGACGGTCAGCGGTGATCATGACTGTCAGTTAGTCATCCAGGATTCCGGACCGGGCATCCCGGAAGATCAGTTTGAGCGTGTTTTTGAACGCTTCGCACGACTTGACGAGGCCCGTAGCAGCAGCGGTTTCGGCTTGGGCCTGAGCCTGGTAAAAGCCATCATCGGACTCCACAAAGGTCAGATAAAGCTAGCAAATGACCACGGATTACAGGTTCAAATAACCATGCCGCGGTTATAA
- a CDS encoding TerB family tellurite resistance protein — MINKILAWFNAEEESADSLDVKLAEAVLLVEVMMADNRVDDQEIQGIREVLAQEFSLSQREQDEVIEAAEQMVQESNDLYRFTECLNSHFDVERKFQFIVKLWRIAFADGDLDQYEDHMIRKINELLYLHHSHFMRAKHEAMEQS, encoded by the coding sequence ATGATAAACAAGATATTAGCGTGGTTTAACGCAGAAGAGGAGAGCGCAGATTCTCTGGACGTAAAATTGGCAGAGGCTGTGCTGTTGGTGGAGGTCATGATGGCGGATAACCGGGTTGATGACCAGGAAATTCAAGGTATACGTGAAGTGCTGGCACAAGAGTTTTCACTTTCTCAGCGAGAGCAGGACGAAGTGATCGAGGCCGCTGAGCAGATGGTACAAGAGTCAAATGATCTTTATCGATTTACTGAATGCTTGAACAGCCATTTTGATGTTGAGCGTAAGTTTCAGTTCATTGTTAAGTTGTGGCGTATCGCTTTTGCCGATGGAGACCTGGATCAGTATGAAGATCATATGATTCGTAAAATCAACGAATTGCTGTATTTGCACCATTCCCATTTCATGCGAGCGAAACACGAGGCGATGGAACAGAGCTGA
- a CDS encoding sulfite exporter TauE/SafE family protein: protein MFDLVWWVCAIALFFGCLIQSAMGFGMAILAAPIIVLLRPEWVPVILTVTALSLSLINVWSLHTFVQWRSLGLAIITRIPGTILGAWILTIIATHVLQLTVASMVFLAVLISAYGKPFEPTPTRVGLAGFISGLMGTTTSIGGPPMALIMQHSSGNTIRANLSAYFTFSCIMSLISYQVIGLLNSDLWLASLSFLPVAIFGFLAGKLARQWVDNRFRPLLLILCTASASVAFIGALAFNH, encoded by the coding sequence ATGTTTGATTTAGTCTGGTGGGTGTGTGCAATCGCGCTGTTTTTTGGTTGCCTGATACAAAGTGCCATGGGATTTGGTATGGCCATTCTGGCAGCCCCTATCATCGTGCTACTAAGGCCCGAATGGGTACCGGTCATTTTAACGGTAACAGCCTTGTCACTCAGTCTGATCAATGTTTGGAGCCTGCACACCTTCGTCCAGTGGCGTTCACTGGGACTGGCCATCATCACCCGAATTCCCGGTACTATTCTGGGCGCCTGGATTCTAACGATTATTGCCACTCACGTTTTGCAGCTGACTGTTGCTTCTATGGTGTTTTTGGCGGTATTGATTTCAGCCTACGGGAAACCCTTTGAACCCACTCCAACCAGAGTGGGTCTGGCAGGTTTTATTTCTGGTCTGATGGGGACAACGACTTCCATTGGCGGACCGCCAATGGCTTTGATCATGCAACACAGCTCCGGAAACACTATCCGAGCTAACTTATCTGCGTATTTTACGTTCAGCTGCATAATGTCATTGATTTCGTATCAGGTGATTGGACTGCTGAATTCAGACCTGTGGCTGGCAAGCCTGTCCTTTCTACCTGTGGCCATCTTTGGTTTTCTGGCTGGAAAACTCGCCCGGCAATGGGTCGACAATCGGTTTCGTCCCCTACTGCTGATTCTGTGCACCGCATCAGCATCCGTCGCGTTTATAGGCGCTCTGGCATTCAACCACTGA
- a CDS encoding zinc ABC transporter substrate-binding protein, which translates to MISVFSVADTNTVVVTIAPLHSMTSAVLKGSRYHTELLLNTGASPHDFQLKPSQRRQLEQADLIVWAGPNLEASLVRIMNQKQEKAFGLQEYGHALTILPFRVNHEFDADHEHSGSDPHFWLSPENAIGFVNSLADRMTRLDPDEHELFLNNAQQFATRMQNKVEVWTHQLAPYHEVPFIVLHDGYQYMDHYFDLKFVAAISVNPQLAPGLKTIRRIDDLVASQQIRCVFAEPQYSQAPIRHFIEQQHLGFYTLDTIGYQIEPGPELIWQLLEQNVQHLTACFSG; encoded by the coding sequence ATGATATCTGTTTTTTCGGTAGCCGATACAAATACTGTAGTGGTGACCATTGCGCCCTTGCACTCTATGACGAGTGCCGTATTAAAGGGGAGTCGCTATCACACAGAATTGTTGTTGAACACGGGTGCTTCTCCTCATGATTTTCAGCTGAAACCGTCTCAGAGGCGACAGCTGGAACAGGCCGATCTAATCGTGTGGGCTGGTCCTAACCTGGAAGCCTCGCTGGTCAGAATTATGAATCAGAAGCAGGAAAAGGCGTTTGGTCTGCAGGAGTATGGTCATGCACTGACAATTTTGCCGTTTCGTGTTAACCATGAGTTCGACGCAGATCATGAGCATAGTGGTAGTGACCCTCACTTTTGGTTGTCACCGGAAAACGCGATTGGGTTTGTGAATTCTCTGGCTGATCGTATGACCCGGCTGGATCCGGATGAACACGAGTTGTTTCTCAATAACGCACAGCAATTTGCCACCCGGATGCAGAATAAAGTCGAAGTGTGGACGCACCAGTTAGCGCCGTATCATGAAGTACCCTTTATTGTTCTGCACGATGGTTACCAATATATGGATCACTATTTTGATCTGAAGTTTGTAGCTGCAATATCAGTGAACCCACAGTTGGCACCCGGTTTAAAAACCATTCGTCGTATTGACGACCTGGTTGCCTCGCAGCAGATTCGTTGCGTATTTGCCGAGCCTCAATACAGTCAGGCACCCATACGGCATTTTATTGAACAGCAGCACCTTGGATTTTATACCTTGGATACCATTGGTTATCAGATCGAACCGGGTCCGGAATTAATCTGGCAACTGTTGGAGCAGAATGTCCAGCACTTGACCGCCTGCTTCAGTGGTTGA
- the znuC gene encoding zinc ABC transporter ATP-binding protein ZnuC: MTTLIKASGLGFSRQEKQILDNIHVTLEKGSLVTLIGPNGAGKSTLVKILLGILPPDCGQIERLSGLKIGYMPQKLHIDNTMPLTVSRFLSLPQKQPALRIEQVLNMTGVVHLANQYVQKLSGGEMQRVLLSRALINEPDLLVLDEPVQGVDFTGEVALYELIQRIRDELGCGILMVSHDLHIVMAKTDQVLCLNHHLCCSGEPETVSQHPEFRQLFGHHSSIGVYTHHHDHHHHLSEQG; this comes from the coding sequence ATGACCACCTTGATCAAGGCTTCCGGACTTGGCTTTTCCCGACAAGAGAAACAAATTCTCGATAATATTCACGTGACCCTGGAAAAAGGCTCGCTGGTAACATTGATTGGCCCAAATGGAGCCGGAAAATCCACATTGGTAAAAATACTTCTAGGTATTCTGCCACCGGATTGTGGACAGATTGAACGTCTCTCAGGCCTCAAAATCGGCTACATGCCGCAGAAACTACATATCGACAATACGATGCCACTCACAGTTTCCAGGTTTCTGTCGCTACCCCAGAAACAGCCTGCACTACGTATAGAACAAGTATTAAATATGACTGGTGTCGTACATCTGGCAAACCAATACGTACAAAAACTCAGCGGCGGTGAAATGCAACGGGTATTGCTGTCCAGAGCATTAATCAATGAACCTGACCTGTTGGTCCTGGACGAACCAGTGCAAGGTGTGGATTTTACCGGTGAAGTAGCACTTTACGAGCTAATCCAAAGGATCCGAGATGAACTTGGCTGTGGTATTTTAATGGTCTCCCACGATCTGCATATTGTGATGGCAAAAACCGATCAGGTATTGTGCCTGAATCACCATTTGTGCTGCTCTGGAGAACCGGAAACCGTCTCGCAGCACCCGGAGTTCCGGCAGCTGTTTGGTCATCACAGCAGCATAGGCGTATATACCCATCATCACGATCACCACCATCATTTATCTGAGCAAGGTTAG
- a CDS encoding metal ABC transporter permease: protein MDQFLIMALLGGLGIALITGPLGSFMVWRRMAYFGDTLAHSGLLGVALGLLMAIEPLLGLVVTTTTVAILLFILDRQTLLPTDTLLGILSHGSLSLGLVALGLIHNPGIDLNGLLFGDVLTLNWNDIAWIYAIGIAALLTLTVIWKSLLLMTVSMELAAAEGVAITRIQLIFLLLLAFTIAIAMKAVGILLITSLLIVPAATARRLARSPEQMALFASLLGSLSVFGGLLMSYWWDLASGPAIVIFACLLFMASLFRRQN from the coding sequence ATGGATCAGTTTCTGATCATGGCATTACTGGGCGGTCTGGGAATCGCACTGATCACCGGACCGCTGGGAAGTTTTATGGTCTGGAGGCGCATGGCCTATTTTGGCGATACATTGGCTCATTCAGGTCTGCTTGGAGTCGCTTTGGGTCTACTTATGGCAATAGAGCCATTACTGGGTTTGGTGGTAACTACAACAACGGTGGCCATTCTGCTATTCATCCTGGATCGCCAGACGCTGCTGCCAACAGACACCCTGTTAGGAATTTTATCCCATGGCTCGCTTTCTCTTGGGCTGGTCGCCCTGGGCTTGATTCATAATCCCGGAATTGATCTCAATGGCCTGCTGTTTGGAGACGTGCTGACGTTAAACTGGAACGATATTGCCTGGATATACGCTATCGGTATCGCTGCATTGCTGACGCTCACGGTGATCTGGAAATCGTTACTGTTGATGACGGTTTCGATGGAACTGGCTGCAGCCGAGGGCGTTGCGATTACCCGAATACAGCTGATATTTCTGCTCCTGCTGGCTTTTACCATTGCCATCGCCATGAAAGCCGTGGGGATCTTACTGATTACCTCACTCCTGATTGTGCCGGCTGCAACCGCCCGCCGACTCGCTCGCTCTCCTGAGCAAATGGCACTGTTTGCCTCCCTGCTGGGAAGCCTGTCAGTGTTCGGAGGATTGTTAATGTCTTACTGGTGGGATCTGGCCAGCGGACCGGCAATCGTGATATTTGCTTGCCTGCTATTCATGGCCAGCCTGTTTCGGCGCCAGAATTGA
- a CDS encoding transcriptional repressor codes for MAKAILTTAEQLCQQQGEKLTELRKTILLILAEQETALTAYQLLDLLQQARPNAKPPTVYRGLEFLQQLGLVHRIDSTNSYLVCHHSDHKHSAQFFICNRCGLVEELKLDNLTEQLEQEALQRSFQIQSQTIEVSGICGKCQQAAGNLKK; via the coding sequence ATGGCAAAGGCGATTCTAACGACCGCAGAACAATTATGTCAGCAGCAGGGTGAAAAGCTGACTGAGTTGCGGAAAACCATATTGTTGATTCTGGCAGAACAAGAGACAGCATTAACAGCTTATCAGTTACTGGATTTGTTGCAGCAGGCCCGTCCCAATGCCAAACCGCCTACGGTTTATCGGGGGTTGGAGTTTCTGCAGCAGTTGGGTTTGGTTCACAGGATTGATTCCACCAACAGTTATTTGGTGTGCCATCACAGTGATCATAAACACAGTGCCCAGTTTTTTATTTGTAACCGGTGTGGTCTGGTAGAAGAGTTGAAACTGGATAACCTGACTGAACAACTGGAGCAGGAGGCATTGCAGCGCAGTTTTCAGATCCAGTCCCAGACCATTGAAGTATCCGGCATTTGTGGCAAGTGCCAGCAGGCTGCCGGAAATCTGAAAAAATAG
- the hisI gene encoding phosphoribosyl-AMP cyclohydrolase: MSQFKNYETLSQGQQIGLEDALRQLKFNEQELIPAIAQQHDTGEVLMLAWMNMASIRETLETGQICYWSRSRQSYWRKGESSGHVQKLVSMRFDCDGDAILLQVDQTGPACHTNRRNCFYLEVCDDQVVILTNPA, translated from the coding sequence ATGAGTCAGTTTAAAAACTACGAAACCTTATCCCAGGGTCAACAGATAGGACTGGAAGATGCTTTGCGTCAGCTTAAATTCAATGAACAAGAACTGATCCCTGCCATTGCCCAGCAGCATGATACTGGAGAAGTATTAATGCTGGCCTGGATGAACATGGCGTCCATCCGGGAAACCCTCGAAACCGGACAGATTTGCTACTGGTCGCGTTCGCGCCAGAGCTACTGGCGCAAGGGCGAAAGTTCCGGGCATGTACAAAAACTGGTCAGTATGCGATTCGACTGTGACGGCGATGCTATTTTGCTACAGGTGGATCAGACCGGCCCCGCCTGCCACACCAATCGTCGCAACTGTTTTTATCTTGAGGTCTGCGATGATCAGGTAGTGATCCTCACCAATCCGGCCTGA